In Leguminivora glycinivorella isolate SPB_JAAS2020 chromosome 19, LegGlyc_1.1, whole genome shotgun sequence, a single genomic region encodes these proteins:
- the LOC125236520 gene encoding trypsin-like, whose product MARLQAVVFVTFSVLFPAVWGFAVHADSKGPSRIWGGHEITNKDAPWMAALWIPKNDGNTSFCGGSIVHERFILTAAHCFINIEEPFAPWGYIGMHDIMDPDAVFIQPIEKLCHDRFNAGARYQNDICLLKLKDPIVFGEKVVQITLADAGLALDAGTQLNVSGWGRTEFSNTAVQLLRQVTVPLMSSETCTEHYPSVNNDLQYCAGALGLDSCVGDSGGPLTLGNVQVGVVSYGRQCGTARGGVYVKVTSYLDWISNTINANL is encoded by the exons ATGGCTCGCTTGCAGGCAGTGGTGTTTGTCACTTTTAGTGTGTTATTCCCAGCTGTGTGGGGTTTTG CTGTACATGCTGATTCCAAAGGCCCTTCACGTATATGGGGGGGTCACGAGATAACCAATAAAGATGCCCCCTGGATGGCCGCGCTATGGATCCCTAAGAATGACGGCAACACTTCGTTCTGTGGAGGATCCATCGTCCACGAACGATTCATCTTGACTGCTGCTCACTGTTTCAT TAACATTGAAGAGCCTTTCGCACCATGGGGTTACATCGGCATGCACGATATAATGGACCCAGACGCAGTCTTCATCCAACCAATTGAGAAGCTCTGTCATGACAGGTTCAACGCAGGTGCTCGCTACCAGAATGACATCTGCTTGTTAAAGTTGAAGGACCCTATAGTTTTCGGAGAGAAAGTGGTACAGATTACGTTGGCTGACGCTGGTTTGGCTTTGGACGCGGGCACACAGTTGAATGTGTCGGGATGGGGACGCACTGAATTCAGT AACACCGCAGTACAGCTGCTCCGTCAGGTGACAGTCCCTCTCATGTCATCGGAAACCTGCACAGAACACTACCCGAGTGTGAACAATGACTTGCAGTATTGTGCCGGAGCTCTCGGCCTAGATTCATGTGTG GGTGATAGCGGCGGTCCTTTGACCTTGGGAAATGTGCAGGTCGGCGTAGTGTCTTACGGACGCCAATGCGGAACAGCGAGAGGTGGAGTCTACGTCAAGGTCACCAGCTATCTCGACTGGATCAGCAATACTATTAATGCCAACCTCTAA